The Leishmania mexicana MHOM/GT/2001/U1103 complete genome, chromosome 32 genome has a window encoding:
- a CDS encoding putative chloride channel protein, translating into MARYESVDTYEAESMLYKDHLETRSHEPRWFMWVFVVVLGVATSALSVGMITLLHVLNSVRYELFGFGLRGYTFADAQRYPSGSEASPAHVTGSGGCGTACTTSSLDVWAMLRGYSVGLYGIASPRWYWSGYLLWVAFAVCTSAIASAVCYLVPQSVGSGIPEVRAFLNGVSYPMMRSTRVLVAKTVAVVFTVASGVCTDHYGHLMLAGAMLGSQLLQRRHGIRCYHVHFVDFFRNPRDRRTVLVIGAAAGIAAAFCVSVGGLLVILELLSAVFPVRFALYVFAACLLSTLSTQVYWSYSMNFDSPYRLHGGVLLREVVVLFRSHLPFGQHAAMNLMAFIPACAIGLCSGACAVGFVRLSWVALYCRRLLEIRLRTKVIRYVLPILFTLVYVSVHYWVAVAFSAEVAPGEKTPSAVGEDSNTQTSGSADSLASFSSSGGADVDPPAVCRPVPYTVRSGRNVTTIGFYGMNGFLCPAGSYRVVDAVDVDDGARQRNGALSVTTPLLRRQQTVRVVDAYASLAFSYADSTLQTLLSQRAEYLLPWPALLTFSVIYFFASAVYSGLALCGDTILPSLVIGAAIGRCIGAAVHSVAAAHSTDAATWADPGVFALFGAGSFVSATSGLSFGIGAILIECTADFRHLLPLMFAIAVARRVLLQWGRDVHTMYLEARAVPLLNAEPYLERYSLLDARHVMHSPVVALPVVCTLDDVVRTLHSTTHHGFPVVSVNDGTFKGIVTRAQLKLLLWHIIMTDGRTSHCTYDVMQRVEDHVFHSGWEDIDPTQLLRRERLRTDQISLYPYVDTSAFTVLDTAALPRTYEMFTTLGLRHLVVVDRSNCAVGMITRKDLVSDNLSVVLESQDAPAPADRVPPSAVLEAALACLRKPFHPTPAQVAEVARQSSTRNLAGPSPLRRQYYGQDWESEPSSHAPPLPHSREASFTQIVRRVSLLRVPSPFPPSTEKQP; encoded by the coding sequence ATGGCTCGCTACGAGTCTGTGGACACGTACGAGGCCGAGAGTATGCTATACAAGGATCACCTTGAGACTCGTAGCCATGAGCCGCGCTGGTTCATGTGGGTCTTCGTGGTGGTGCTCGGCGTCGCGACAAGCGCGCTGTCGGTTGGCATGATTACACTGCTGCACGTGCTCAACTCCGTGCGCTACGAGCTTTTCGGCTTTGGTCTGCGCGGCTACACCTTTGCAGACGCGCAGCGGTACCCCAGCGGCAGTGAAGCCTCTCCGGCCCACGTGACGGGCAGTGGCGGATGCGGCACTGCCTGCACCACGTCCTCCCTTGATGTATGGGCGATGCTGCGGGGCTACAGTGTGGGCCTGTACGGAatcgcgtcgccgcggtggtACTGGTCTGGTTATCTCTTATGGGTAGCCTTCGCTGTTTGCACCTCCGCAATCGCCAGTGCGGTGTGTTACCTTGTTCCGCAAAGCGTCGGCTCTGGTATTCCGGAGGTGCGCGCCTTTCTCAACGGCGTATCATACCCGATGATGCGCAGCACCCGCGTGCTCGTGGCGAAGActgtcgctgtcgtcttCACTGTGGCCAGTGGGGTGTGCACGGACCACTACGGCCACCTCATGCTCGCTGGCGCGATGCTTGGGTCACAGCTGCTACAGCGACGACACGGAATTCGGTGCTACCACGTGCACTTTGTCGACTTCTTCCGAAACCCGCGCGATCGCCGCACCGTTCTCGTCATtggggctgctgccggtatcgccgctgccttctGCGTGTCCGTTGGCGGGCTCCTCGTGATTCTCGAACTCTTGTCGGCCGTCTTCCCGGTGCGCTTCGCTCTCTACGTCTTTGCTGCGTGTCTACTATCGACCTTGTCCACGCAGGTGTACTGGTCCTACAGCATGAACTTCGATTCGCCCTACCGGCTGCACGggggcgtgctgctgcgtgagGTGGTAGTGTTGTTCCGCTCCCACCTTCCCTTTGGTCAGCACGCAGCAATGAACCTGATGGCGTTTATCCCTGCCTGTGCCATCGgcctctgcagcggcgcgtgcgctgtgGGCTTTGTACGCCTGAGCTGGGTTGCGCTCTACTGCAGGCGGCTTCTGGAGATACGGCTGCGCACCAAGGTAATCCGGTACGTGCTCCCGATCCTATTCACGCTTGTGTACGTGAGTGTGCACTACTGGGTCGCTGTGGCGTTCTCAGCAGAAGTGGCACCGGGTGAAAAGACGCCCTCTGCTGTTGGCGAGGACAGCAACACGCAAACGAGTGGCAGCGCTGACTCACTCGCGTCGTTTTCCTCAAGTGGCGGAGCAGACGTGGACCCGCCGGCGGTGTGCCGCCCCGTGCCGTACACCGTTCGCAGCGGCCGAAACGTGACGACCATCGGCTTCTATGGCATGAATGGATTCCTGTGCCCGGCGGGAAGCTATCGCGTTGTTGACGCTGTCGATGTCGACGACGGTGCAAGACAAAGAAATGGTGCGTTGAGTGTcacgacgccgctgctgcggcggcagcagacgGTGCGGGTAGTTGATGCGTACGCCTCCCTGGCCTTTTCGTACGCTGACTCGACGCTGCAGACACTGCTGAGTCAGCGAGCAGAGTACTTGCTGCCGTGGCCTGCACTCCTCACATTTTCCGTGATCTACTTTTTCGCATCCGCCGTCTACTCCGGCCTTGCCCTGTGCGGGGACACCATACTGCCGTCTTTGGTGATTGGTGCGGCGATCGGCCGCTGCATCGGAGCGGCGGTGCACTCGGTAGCAGCTGCCCACAGCACAGATGCGGCCACGTGGGCAGACCCTGGTGTGTTTGCGCTCTTTGGGGCCGGCAGCTTCGTGAGCGCCACATCGGGTCTTAGCTTTGGTATAGGGGCTATCCTCATCGAGTGCACGGCCGACTTTCGCCATCTGTTGCCACTCATGTTTGCGATTGCCGTAGCCCgacgtgtgctgctgcagtggggCCGGGACGTGCATACCATGTATCTTGAGGCCCGTGCGGTCCCTTTGCTTAATGCGGAGCCGTACCTGGAGCGGTACAGCCTTCTCGACGCGCGGCATGTGATGCATTCTCCGGTGGTCGCCCTCCCCGTTGTCTGTACCCTCGATGACGTtgtgcgcacgctgcacagCACCACGCACCACGGCTTTCCCGTCGTTTCCGTCAACGACGGGACCTTCAAGGGGATTGTCACGCGAGCGCAGCTGAAGCTACTGCTGTGGCACATCATCATGACGGATGGGCGCACAAGCCACTGCACCTACGACGTCATGCAACGCGTCGAGGACCACGTGTTCCACAGCGGCTGGGAAGACATCGACCCGACGCAGCTCCTGAGGCgagagcggctgcgcactGACCAAATATCGCTGTATCCGTACGTGGACACGTCCGCCTTCACGGTGCTTGacacggctgcgctgccacgcACCTACGAGATGTTCACGACGCTGGGTCTGCGTCACCTTGTCGTTGTCGACCGCAGTAACTGTGCCGTCGGCATGATTACGCGCAAGGACCTTGTCAGTGATAATCTTTCAGTCGTATTGGAGTCGCAAGACGCACCGGCACCCGCCGACCGCGTGCCGCCATCGGCGGTGCTCGAAGCGGCCTTGGCTTGCCTGCGGAAACCCTTTCATCCGACTCCAGCccaggtggcggaggtggcgcggcagTCGTCAACGCGGAACCTGGCTGGACCATCACCACTGCGCCGGCAGTATTACGGCCAAGATTGGGAGTCAGAGCCGTCAAGccatgcccctcccctcccccattccCGCGAAGCGAGCTTTACCCAGATCGTTCGACGTGTCTCACTCCTTCGAGTGCCGAGCCCATTCCCTCCATCCACCGAAAAACAGCCTTGA
- a CDS encoding putative guanylate kinase, which produces MSKPLNALVVCGPSGVGKGTLLGRLLREYPNRFAYSVSHTTRQPRQGEVNGREYHFTDRESILKMRDNNEFLELCDVHGNFYGTSVAAVHAVQKEGKVCIIEIDVKGAQKLFNRTDNALNAVYFFITAPREELRKRIMKRGADDETMLQRRLETAESEYKFVDENPDFFSVLLVNDELEAAYAGLLAAIDDQLVKHNMEKLAA; this is translated from the coding sequence ATGAGCAAGCCGTTGAACGCGCTGGTGGTCTGCGGACCCTCTGGGGTAGGCAAGGGAACCCTGCTGggtcgcctcctccgcgagTACCCCAACCGCTTTGCCTACTCGGTGTCACACACAACACGCCAACCGCGCCAGGGAGAGGTGAATGGCCGTGAGTACCACTTCACCGACCGCGAGAGCATCCTCAAGATGCGCGACAATAACGAGTTCCTCGAGCTGTGCGACGTGCACGGCAACTTCTACGGCACGAGCGTTGCCGCCGTGCACGCTGTGCAGAAGGAGGGGAAGGTGTGCATCATCGAGATTGATGTGAAGGGGGCGCAGAAACTGTTCAACCGTACCGACAATGCGCTGAACGCCGTGTACTTCTTCATCACGGCCCCCagagaggagctgcgcaagcgTATCATGAAGCGTGGCGCTGATGACGAGACGATGCTGCAGCGACGTCTGGAGACGGCCGAGTCAGAGTACAAGTTCGTCGATGAGAATCCCGACTTCTTctctgtgctgctggtgaATGATGAGCTAGAGGCAGCGTACGCCGGCCTCTTGGCCGCCATCGACGACCAGCTGGTGAAGCACAACATGGAGAAGCTGGCTGCCTAG